A stretch of DNA from Schistocerca americana isolate TAMUIC-IGC-003095 chromosome 3, iqSchAmer2.1, whole genome shotgun sequence:
tacccatgcccgaggcaggattcgaacccgcgaccgtagcggtcgctcggctccagactgtagcgcctagaaccgcacgaccactccggccggtccgAAAccggtaaacggtctattttaccacgggtaatgtatcacgaagcaaacaccgtccgcactggcggaatgttacgtgataccacgtacttatacgtttgtgactattacggcgccatctatcacaaagcgaaaaaattggtccaactaaaacattcatatttctttacgtactacacgaatatgtaataaaaaatgggggttcctattttttaaaaagcagttgatattcgtttgacctatgacagcgccatctagcgggccaaccgtagcgccatctggtttcctccttcaagctagacgagtttcgttctttgtagttttttcgtttgacgcttatttcgtgagatatgtggcccggtcactatcaatggacaaccctgtataaaccagtctacaaggaattttatatatatacccGTTGTAGACAAGGATTTCGTATATATTTTGGCTATCTTAATCATTCTTTtatcttcctggtgggtctgaaggtAGTTTCCACACCACACTTGCTCAACAGTTTCCCAATGTGATCTGTAATCGTACTGATGAACGGAAGGAATACTTTATCTTTGTGCGGCTGTCGTTTATCTTCGATTCTGATTCTCTTCTTAGGGCGAAGTTTTCGACCTATCTTCTTGTCAGAAAAACTATTCTTCTTGAATGTCGACCGTAGATGTTGAAGCTCATAAGtcggttcacaaattttgtgccCTCTTGTAGTGTCCTCTTTTTTGTCTGTGGTGGCTATTAGAATCTTTGTACAGGTAACGGTCAGTATGCATAGCTTTGCTGTATGTACACCCTATGGCCCAATGTTCCGTCCCCTCGCATGAAAACAGACATATCCAAGAAATTCAGTTGGCAACCATTCTCCGTCTCCATAGGAAATTGTGTTTTGGATTGATACTGTTGAGATGTATCAGGGAGGCATCCAGTTACTCTGcaccgtgtgtccatactacgaaagtatcatccacatagTGGTACCATGCGGCCCGTCTTTTACTGGTAGTCGACAACGCCTGTTGTTCAAAGTTCTCCGTAAACACATAGACCACAGCTGGACTAAGAAGACCGTCcgtagccaccccgtcaatctgttcataaaagtcattattttattgaaaataggTCGTGCAGTGTCTGAATAACGCCACAGTATCTGCTGGAAAATATCCGCTAGAGATAGCTTAGTTCActggaatcatggtaaataacgacacgACATCAAAACTAGCAGGGATACCAGGTTGGCCCACGTGCATTCCTTTTAATTTGTCAATGAAATGATGTGAGTTTCTGATATGGGAGTCAGTTCCATCTACATAAGGTTGGAGCAATGAGGCAAGGTGTCTAGTTAACTCGTGGGTGGGAGACCCGTTAGCTCTCATAATAGGCCTGAAAGGAATCTGTGGTTCGCGTACCTTCGGTAATCCATAGAGCGTAGGCGGATACTCTTTCGTTTTGCAATGTGACTTCTTATCATCAAAGGAGAGTGAAGACGCTTTCACCAATGGATTAGTGATTTTTAAAATCTTCGTAATCGGGTCCTTATGAAGTTTTTTTTATAAGTGTTGGTATCGAAAATATTACTAATATTTTTATGATAGTCCTCACTCTCATACTTGTCTGCAGTAAGAACGATAATGTTTTTATCTCAATTCATATCCCTCAGAGCCTTCCTTACATAggtatcatggaatgttagaataGGTCATAATTGTGTGCGTTGGGTAGTATCTCCTCTTTATGTTCTGATCCtaatttcacattaattacaaactttaaGACTGTCAAAAGACGCGATTGTCACTAGCCTATGTCTGGGAATTAAGTTTGTGAATGACCATTAATAATAGATATAATCTTAAATATTAATCAATATTTCATTAAATAAAGTGGCTGCTCAACGAAGTACAGGATGTTGACACGTCGTTGAAAAACAATTCAGACCTATGAGTTTGCTGGTTTGTCTATAAATTTGATTTTGACAAACATGTAAACTCTGTTTCTGTGCTTTGGGCCCTTATGGTTTTCAGTGCCTCAGTTTTCCTATAATGTTACTCCTTTGACAGGAACTAAATTTCACTGTGATCGTGTATGCTAACTGATGTTATGCGGACTGCATTTAGTCACCTGAAGGTTTAAGATTTGAAAAGGAGAGACTCAAACCAACGCTGTAGTTGCGCTACGTTCTCAGTTGCGAGACAAAACACGAGCTCCTTGAGACGTCCCCGAAGCTAGTCCAGGGGTCAAGATTCGGAGATCGTCGGGCCAAACAGCTGGTCCTGCACGAACTGTCCAATTATTCTGATAAACAATACGAGGTACTCGCTAACCTCCTGGCTGAAATGTGCAACAGCACCGTCGACGAAGCAGCATCAGTCGGTATGCAGGTGAACACTACACGCCAAAAGCCTGCACTGACCCATGATGTTAGGCTTACCACAAATGACAGTACGCATCATAACTCGGAAATAAATCTGTTTCAAACAAAACTTTAATTTACATTTTACTCCTGCTCTGTTTCATACATAACTCACGAGAAGTTTGTACAGTCGCTTTTGAATCACTCCGTAGATAACCATAGTCTAACACTCATCacggaacatttaaaatttgccacaaaaacaaatcaaacaataaaatagATTTTAAAAAAGCCACGATGTTCACTACCACCGTCACCCCCCCATCCTCCCCACCCCACATCACCCCACCCCCCTATGCCGTATTGACACTATTACAGCTTTCTTCTCGAAAATCCTTGGCGTTGACACCTTCAGTAAAAGCCGTCATTTGAAATGCACTGTGGAATATTTTGCTGTTCCGTTCCGTTAAGTGTGCATCGAACGCAATTTttgagaactgtttataacctataggcacagtgacaaaaatgtaaattcaatagctaacatatgtacatattccaggccactgatgatgccttgcagaaaataaaggcgaaactcgtatggcactaaaattgtgttttatttagttgctgtcagacggtccataagtaaaaattatcaatataccatattattcagAATGTTTCGTAATTAGGAGCGAAAACTGACAGGGGAGTCGAAAAACGTCTTTCCACAAATCAGTACGgacttagaaagcatcgctcgtgcgaaactcagctcgcccttttctcgcacgatattcTGCCAACCGTGACTGAAGACCAACAAGCAAATTCCATACTCCCAGATTTCCCGAAAGCGTCTGACGCGGTGCCCCATTGCAGTCTGTTAACGAAGGTTCGAACGCACCGAATagattctcagatatgtgagtggccagaagacttcttaagtaatagcagCCGGCACGGTgtcctgaggaagacaggactacaaaaattCTGAATAAGTCTTGCACTTGGGCGGCTCCGATGATCCTCTCAGCTCGGCACCCGAAGCAACCGCCCATAGTATCACGTACGATATCTTGGCGGACCCGACCCATGAGCTGTCCACCAGCCAGGCGCCCGGTGGGTTCGGCAATCCGCAGGCGCAAGACGCTTCCGCCGCGGCGCGCCTCACCTGCGAATTCCGTGCGGAGTGTCGCGGGCGCGCGCCGAACGCCGCTATTGGCGGGCGGCGGGGCGCGGTGGAGGGGCAGCGCGGCGCGCCATTGGCTGGCCGCGGCCGGGCCGGGGCGCCGGCTCCCCGCCTGCGCGCGCCGCCCCAGTCGCCGTCGTGATGCCGCGGCGAGTGGGTACCGAGGGACAGCCGACGTCTCGCCCTCAGTAAGGCACTGGTCGCCGCGCGGACGACTGCTCGCGCGCGCCACGCTGTCTGTCGCCTACCTGCTCTTCTGTCCTGCCTTGTCGTCGCGATGCgctcgccgccgctgctgctgctactcccgcacctgctgctgctgctgtcgtccTGGGCGGCAGCGGCGGTGCACCACGACTCCTACCTCGACCTGTTCGCGGCTCAGCAGGGTGCGCCCCAGGACCCCTGCTACGACGAGCACCGGCCGCGCCGCTGCATCCCCGACTTCGTGAACGCGGCGTTCGGCGCGCCGGTGCACGCGTCGAGCACTTGCGGCGTGTCGGCGCCGGTGCGCTACTGCGACGCCGACGGCGCGTGCCGCGTGTGCGACCAGGCCAAGGCGCGCCTCCGCCACCCGGCCGCCTACCTCACCGACCTCAACAACCCCAACAACGTCACCTGCTGGCGCTCCGAGCCGTCGCACCCGCCGGCCGGCTCCGCAGGCGACAACGTCACGCTGACGCTCTCGCTGGGCAAGAAGTACGAGATCACGTACGTGAGCCTGCAGTTCTGCCCGCGCGCCGCCAAGCCCGACTCGCTGGCCATCTACAAGAGCGTCGACTACGGCAAGACGTGGCAGCCCTTCCAGTTCTACTCGGGCCAGTGCCGCAAGGTGTACGGCCGGCCCAACCGGGCGACCATCACGCGCGCCAACGAGCAGGAGGCGCTGTGCACCGACGCGCACCGCTTCGGCGACGGCCTgcccgggggcggcggaggcggcgccgggggcggcggcggcctgGGGGCGTCGCGCATCGCCTTCAGCACGCTCGAAGGCCGGCCCAGCGCCGCCGACTTCGACAACAGCCCGGTGCTGCAGGACTGGGTCACCGCCACAGACATCAAGGTCAGTCCGGCGCGCCAAGCCACGCCGCGTTGTTTGACAGCGCTGGGCGCGCTAGTTCGCTTGGCCCTGCCGTGCGCGACCACTCGATAACTGCTAGACTTTAACGACACTCATTCTCATTAGGAGAACAGTTTAGCTTGAGCTGGATAGAGATGGTAGTACAAGAAATACGCGGTGTTCGTATCTAAACGCGCGTTTTCAAAATAGTTCCCCCTCCTCCCAGCACCGAAATCGTGTCTACGGTGAAAGACTGAACTACTGGACGGTGACGACTATGAATGAGTCACAGATCTGTGATAATTgattgaagcccgcatctcgtggtcgtgcggtagcgttctcgcttcccatgcccgggttcccgggttcgattcccggcggggttagggattttctctgcctcgtgatggctgggtgttgtgtgctgtccttaggttagttaggtttaagtagttctaagttctaggggacttatgaccacaggagttgagtcccatagtgctcagagccatttgagccaattgatTGAACTATAGCATGGGTCCAAATTTTTAAGCACTTTCCCTTGCAAATAACTAAAACTGCAAGTCACATTCAGAAAGGCTGGTATTAAATAAGACAAATTTTCGGCGAGTATTCTGATGACTAGCATGTGATGTAAATATCCCCCTTCCCCCAGCCCGCTGCAAACTTAGTTATCGTCACTGACTAATCTGTAGCGACGTAGCCCGAGGTGTACGTTATGCTGCAAAGTGGTACCATGATGAAAAAGACCGTTTCAGCTGTATGACAAATGTTATCACGGGTTAGACTTCCATCCgggtcgtggattttctccgccctgggactggatgtttgtggtgtcctcgtcacttcatcatcattcgggaaattgGCGAACTTGCACTGTGTacgttgtacgggcgctgataactacgAAGTTGTGCGACCAAGAaaccaatcaccaccaccaccaaacattTATTTATAATCCAACTAGTTGCGCGACATTAGACCATATCTTCAGGAATgaatgtttatttaattatttatttcaaacgATAACCAGTAGAAGACTCGACATTCTTTGTCCCTTGTGATAAAAAAGTTCAACCGCGAAACTAAGTTATACAGTTGTCATGGTGCAGTTCTACAGCTGTGGATCTCCACAATACAAAAATTGCTCAAAGGTGATAATTTAGTTGAGCGATGGCCAAACAAACGAATTTGAATGCCAAATGGAGATTGTGCTGACAGATAGGTCTATAGCGCAGTCATAGTTCAACGTTCGCTCACACTTCATcgtaaaaactaaaattgcaagatAAATTCAGAAAACCTGTTATATAATGGACAAGTCTCAGACGAATATTTCGATGCGTGCTATGTACATTTCAGTTAACAACTAAGAACAACGCAGGGAGGCGGGGACAGTACGCGTAACTCTTACTCCATTTGCACGGGCTAAATTTTGAGATAGTTCGTTGTTGCAATGCCCAAAAATAGCTCTTACTTATGTGTTAATGGCCCGGCCACATTATTGCAAGAAAGGTGattatctaacaaggggaggccacggcgTTCTCATCACTGATTGACGTCGAACTTTACGCTTTCGGTAGTCCGTTAAGACAATATAATGTGCAAGTAGAAAGGCGTACTacttaggcgatttcgagaaaatcgcacgAGAAGTCTTTCGCCTCGAATAAAAATTGTTTTGCGACTCCGAGCATGAGATGGCAgcggtcatgtggttagcgttaaAGTTCCGCAATcggtggatcgctggatcgagtcccgcccatatttttgttttttagaTGTGTCTTTCTTCAGCATTGGTCTCATTTCATATATATGACATTTGAAACCTAGTATAATGAAAATACACGTACATTTGAATGAACTTTTGTTAGATTTCCAATGTTATTTTGCTGTTTTCGGCGTTTTCAGAAAAAACGTGATGCATTCGGTCGTTTACTTGTCCATAATTACAAGTATAATAGTCGTTGCAGCAATTAGAATCGGTAAACAATCAAATACCATCGGAAATGCAATAAAATGTCGTGCaaatacatgtattttttttattacgacACTTATAAAATATGACCAGTGTTGGAAAAAAATGTACATTTGAAATCTAAGTTCAGGAAGACGCAGTCCATCGAGCCACCGATTATGGAACTCGAGCGCTAACCGCTTAACAGCTCCCCATCTCGTGCTCAGTGGCAACGCACTGGTACATGTTTGACGCTTAAAACTTCTCTTGCGGTTCTCTCGATATTGCCTAAGTAGTACGCCTTACTGTTTGTACATTACGTTGTCGTAATTGACTGCTAAAAACGTACGGAGTCTGAAGTAAAACCATGATCTGACCATCGTGGCCAGCCATTGTAAGTTTTGCAGTTGTGCACGTGGGCTGGACGATATTTCAGGTGACTGAGCCGTACGCGTTTCTAGCTTTGTAAATGCTTCCGTCCCACCTTTTGCACCAAGGTACTTTGCTACTATTACTGTATGCGCTCAAGATTTGGAATCAGAATACTGCAGCTATGTAGATGGTTCATCCTCAGCGTGAGTCTTTTCTGCGTCTACTCATTAAATTTTGGAATTGATCAGCGTTGACTTATATGCACATGCTTACTGTCACGAAGTCTGTCGCGTTACTAGAAACTTCGATGATCCACTGCGCCTACACAAAAAATAGTCACGAAAGAAACACGGGAAAGCTTGTGACATTGCAGCTTCAGCTAATTATAAAAGACGTGCAATGGTGCTATAGCTTTTGGTTGAATATGTTCAGTATTTAAGGATACTAAGGCGCAGTACTAAAGGCTTTTTCGTAAAATAGTAGTACAACGTTATTTAAAACTTGCATAAATGATTTTCGTTCTTTCACGCAGGCGTTACAAATTTCTGGCAAGAACACGTATATCGACGAACGATGCACTTTTACCGAAACGTCAAACATCTGTGTGAATCActggtagccaaaagcctcgttaTCGCTAATCGATTTAAGGCGTCTACAGTGCCGCATATTAGATAGGTCTTTGCAGCCTTTCATTTAATGTCatgtacaaaagaaattaaaaaacgtGTTCAGACATTCTGAAAACGACAATTATCTAGCCTCATTTTAAAATTCTGCAttatttttctttgcattttttagAAATGAAGTTGAAAAAGTAAAACACCCGCGCACCCACTTCCACCTGCTGGCTTTCGTCTATTTTCCGCCGCACTACCGTGGAAAGTTAACTCTTCTGGCCTGGAACTGCGTTGCTGCACTTACTGTCCAGCGGTGTTGCCCAACATGAGGCAACATCTCGTGTTGCACGAAATGCTGATGTCcagttcaaatggttgtgagcactgtgggacttaacttctgaggtcgtcagtcccctagaacttagaactacttaaacccaactaacctaaggacatcacacacatccgtgcccgaggcaggattctaacctgcgaccgtagcggtcgcgcggttccagactgaagcgcctagaaccgctcggccacaacggccgctcTGATGTCCAACTGTGcagggatatattttgagaatttattttgGCCGCATAAACGCACCGTTTTGGACAAACCCAACAACATTCATTATACATATTTCCTATAGCCCACACGAGCGAAGTGTCCCTAGTACTAGGGAAATGTGTTCTGTTGTGTTTTGGAAGGAAACATGGAATTCGACATTTCTGTGCATGGCACCGCgttatattgtataaaactactgctggagaagaCCAACGCTTCGGCCACGGTCGCAGCGGCCTTCTTCTTGGTCTAGCTAcgcagtgtcccttatattttgttattactgttcactgcgcatgctatTACATCATAATGTTAAAATGATAGctcatttcattggtcacttaaggaagaaggagagaactttattttaataggttactgcGGTGGAGGGAGAGCGTAACCTTTGTTGGCTATTGGCTCCCGTATTATGTACCATTATGGGTGGTCACcggcgaatgagaagttggctcctgTTGGAACCTCTAATTGTTCCTGTACTCAAGAAAGAGGAAGCTATAGATTGGCCTCTACACTGTCTAATCAAAGGTGTCCCGACACCTAATAGTGGATGCTAGTATAGTATGTGTCctccgcctttatgacagcttgaactctgctagggacATTCTCAGTGACGGGTGTGGGTGTCTGCGGAAGAATGACAGCTCATTGTTCTTCCAGAGGTGAAATCAGATAAGGCAGTGACGTTTGATTCTGGGATCTGGAACGAAGCCAGCGGTCGAACTCATCCCATAGGTGTTTCTTGAGGTTCAGGTCGGGGCTCTGCTAAGACCAGTCAATTCCAGAAAGGCTACTGAAAAAGTACCATTGCCTCAC
This window harbors:
- the LOC124606433 gene encoding netrin-1-like, coding for MRSPPLLLLLPHLLLLLSSWAAAAVHHDSYLDLFAAQQGAPQDPCYDEHRPRRCIPDFVNAAFGAPVHASSTCGVSAPVRYCDADGACRVCDQAKARLRHPAAYLTDLNNPNNVTCWRSEPSHPPAGSAGDNVTLTLSLGKKYEITYVSLQFCPRAAKPDSLAIYKSVDYGKTWQPFQFYSGQCRKVYGRPNRATITRANEQEALCTDAHRFGDGLPGGGGGGAGGGGGLGASRIAFSTLEGRPSAADFDNSPVLQDWVTATDIKVVFNRLTLPHSLDEEEAAGAASGPAPGPGGEPSPLPPPESLPVAAASISAEPGANGLLVYRGGTLASPPPPPPGQGGPLPAHYAVSDFSVGGRCKCNGHAARCVPVGRDGQLACDCKHNTAGRDCERCKPFHFDRPWGRATATHANECKEIGKIWAAGGGGAEELKYPTFEEGRTAVKYGPRLRPASGTVRAARAFARSRPPFAQPLGEAEEFAAVQTQPALVRGPLKMEEFNERHSVVVGT